ATGCTGTGTGATTAAAACGGGATTCGGGATCGATTGTCAAAACGTGCGGTAAAAAAGGCCGCCTGACTTAAGGTAAACTCATGCCGTAGAACCGCATTCGGGGATGGAAGGTGATGACGATACAACAATGGTGTTTTTCGTTTCGCGGCCGCGTTGGCCGCCGGGATTTCTGGTTAGGAATGGCGATCGTGCTGGCGCTGATGGTGGGGTTGTTCATGTTGGCCGGGACCGGCTGGCTGGAAACCCAGAACGCGGCGTTCGTGCTGGTGGTGTTGATGTGGCCGCTGGCGGCGATACTGGTCAAACGGCTGCATGACCGCAACAAAAGCGGCTGGTGGGCATTACTGCTGGTGGTGGCCTGGATGCTGGGCAACGGCAACTGGGCGATGCTGCCGCCGCTCGGTCAGTGGGGGCTGGGGCGTTTTCTGCCGACGTTGATTGCCGTGATGATGCTGCTGGATTGCGGCGCGTTTGTCGGTACGAGTGGCGCGAACCGTTTCGGACCGGCAGCGGAGCCGTTGCGGCTCCGCGCTTCCTGAATCTCGTCCGTGGTTACCAGTAGTGCTCGCTGGTCATATGGCCGGGACGACGGCGCAGGTGTTTGCTCATCTGCCGCGTGTCTTTGAGCAACTGCTGGGTGTCCCGCACCATCTGCGGGTTGCCGCACAGCATCACGTGGCTGGTCGCCGCGTCCATCGGCAGGCCGACCGCCGCTTCCAGCGCACCGCTTTCAATCAACGCCGGCACACGGCCGGTGAGCGAACCGGGCTGCTCCTCGCGGCTGACCACGGTCTGGATGCGCAGCTTGCCGTCATAGCGTTGTTCCAACTGTTGCATCAGCGGCAGAAAACTCAGGTCACGGGCGAAGCGGGCGGCGTGCACCAGCACGATATGTTTAAAGCGTTCCAGACCGCGTCCTTCCTGCAGAATCGACAGATACGGGCCGATGGCGGTGCCGGTCGCCAGCATCCACAGGGTGTCGCAATCCGGGATTTCGTCGAGCACGAAGAAGCCGGCGGCCTCCTGCGTCACCAAGACCTCATCGCCCGGCTGGCAACGGTGCAGATGCGGGCTGAGCTTGCCGTCCGGTACGTTGACCAGATAAAACTCCAGCAGCGTGTCGCTGGGGGCGTTGACGTATGAATAGGCACGCTGTACCCGCTCGCCGCCCAGTTCCAGCGCCAGCTTGGCGAACTGCCCGGCGGTAAACGGCGCCACCGGCGCTTCCAGCCGCAGACTGAATAAGTTTTCCGTCCAGTGTTCAACCTGAATAACCTTGCCGGTCACCCACTCTGCCATGGTTCTATGCTCCTGTTTTGATCTCTCGGGTGTCGCAGGGCTGCACGCAGCCAGACCTTACGATACGCGATCTGTTAACAACAGTGAAACAATTCGTGCCTTGCCGCGGCTACAGCAGAAAGGCGTGCAGCGCCTGATCTTTACGGTCCAGATAATGAGTGGAACTGATGCGGCGGATGGTGCGCGACTTGCCGCGGATCAGCAGCGTTTCGGTGGTGGCGATGTTGCCGCGGCGGGAAATGCCGTTGAGCAGGTCGCCCTTGGTGATGCCGGTGGCGGAAAAGATCACGTTGTCGTTGCGCGCCATGTCGTCCAGCATCAGCACCTTGCCGGCTTCGATGCCCATTTCACGGCAGCGCGCCAGCTCTTGTTCGCCCAGCCGGCGGTTTTCCGCATTGTCTTCCTTCACCTGATGACGGGCCAGCAAACGCCCCTGCATGTCGCCATCCAGCGCGCGGATCACCGCCGCCGAGATCACACCTTCCGGCGCGCCGCCGATGCCGTAGAGCACATCGACCTCGCTTTCCGGCATGCAGGTCAGAATTGAGGCGGCCACGTCTCCATCAGGAATGGCGAACACTTTTACGCCCAGTCGCTGCATGTCGGCGATCACCCGATCGTGGCGCGGTTTGGCCAGCGTGATCACGGTCAGTTCGCTGAGCGGCTTGCCCAATCGTTCCGCTACCCGTTTCAGGTTGTCTTCCAGCGGGCGGTCAAGGTCGATAGCGCCTTTGGCCTGCGGGCCGACAATCAGCTTTTCCATGTACATGTCGGGCGCGTGCAGGAAAGTTCCCTGTTCGCCTACCGCCAGCACCGCCAGCGCGTTCGCCTGCCCCATCGCCGTCATGCGAGTGCCTTCGATCGGATCGACGGCGATGTCCACCGCGTCGCCGCGCCCAGTGCCTACCTGCTCGCCGATGTAGAGCATCGGCGCTTCATCGATTTCACCTTCGCCGATGACGATTTGACCGTTGATGTCGACCTGATTGAGCATGATGCGCATCGCCTGCACCGCGGCGTTGTCGGCGGCGTTCTTATCGCCACGGCCCAGCCATTTGTAGCCGGCCAGCGCGGCCGCTTCGGTAACGCGGGAGAATTCGATGGCTAATTCACGTTTCATGGATACCTGTCTTGAACGGGGAGTAAAGGAGTAGTCGGGGCATTATGGTAGCACAGGCGTAATGGCGGACGGGGGGGAGAGGGAAAGGAAAAAGGGCGCGATAGCCGCGCCCGATCAAGGATAGCGATGATTTTACTCGTCGTGTTCTTCCCACGCGCGGGCGCGTTCCACCGCTTTTTGCCAGCCACGGTAACGGAAGTTGCGCTCCACGGTTTCGATGCTGGGACGGAACTCCCGTTCGATGGCGGTCTTGCTCTTCACTTCATCCAGATCATTCCAGAAACCGGTCGCCAGGCCAGCCAGGAATGCCGCGCCCAGCGCGGTGGATTCACGCACCTGCGGACGCTCGACGCGAGTACCCAGAATGTCGGACTGGAACTGCATCAGGAAGTTGTTGGCGACCGCGCCGCCGTCCACCCGCAGCGATTGCAGACGCGTATCGGCGTCGGCCTGCATCGCGTCCAGTACGTCGCGGGTCTGGTAGGCGATGGACTCCAGCGTGGCGCGGATGATGTGGTTGGCGTTAACGCCGCGGGTCAGGCCGAAAATCGCGCCGCGGGCGTACGGGTCCCAGTACGGTGCGCCCAGGCCGGTGAACGCCGGTACCACATAGACGCCGTTGCTGTCTTTCACCTTGGTGGCGAAGTATTCGGAGTCCATCGCGTCGCCAATCAGTTTCAGTTCGTCACGCAGCCACTGGATCGACGCGCCGCCGATAAACACCGCGCCTTCCAGCGCATAGTTCACTTCGCCGCGCGGGCCGCAGGCGATGGTGGTCAGCAGGCCGTGTCTGGAGCGTACCGCTTCGGTGCCGGTGTTCATCAGCAGGAAACAGCCGGTGCCGTAGGTGTTTTTCGCCATGCCGGGATGGACGCACAGTTGGCCGTACAGCGCCGCCTGCTGGTCGCCGGCGATACCGGCGATGGGAATGCGGGTGCCGCCTTTGCCGCCGATGTTGGTCTGGCCGTAAATCTCGGAAGACGGGCGCACCTGCGGCAGCATGGCGCGCGGGATATCCAGCACTTCCAGCATGCGTTCGTCCCAGTCGAGCTTATGGATGTTGAACAGCATGGTGCGGGAGGCGTTGGTGTAATCAGTGACGTGGACGCGGCCCTGAGTCATTTTCCAGATAAGCCAGGTGTCGATCGTGCCGAACAGCAGCTCGCCGCGGCGGGCGCGTTCACGCGACCCTTCGACATGGTCGAGGATCCATTTGACCTTGGTACCGGAGAAATACGGGTCGACCACCAGACCGGTGTTAGCGCGGATGTACTCTTCCAGCCCGTCTTTTTTCAGCTTTTCGCAGATGTCGGCGGAGCGGCGGCATTGCCACACAATCGCGTTGTAGATGGGTTTGCCGGTGTCTTTTTCCCATACTACGGCGGTTTCACGCTGGTTGGTGATGCCGATGCCTGCGACTTCGTCGCTGCTGATGCCGGCTTTCGCCAGCGCTTCCACCAGCGTAGAGCTTTGCGAGGCCCAGATTTCCATTGGGTCGTGTTCTACCCAGCCCGCTTTGGGGTAGATCTGGGTAAATTCCCGCTGGGATACGCTGACGATGTTGGCGTCATGGTCCAGCACGACAGCCCGTGAGCTGGTGGTTCCCTGGTCGAGCGCGACGATGTATTTTTTTTCCTGGTTCATAAACGTAATCCTGTTAGCGGAGTAGGGTTAGACCTTACGGGTTTGAGCTGACGCTGCCGTGTCGGTATCTGTGTCTGTGGCGCAGACATCGCAGGGCAGGTTGCGGCCAATCAGGGAGCGATAGCCAAATGCGCCCAGACAGGCGCCGACAATCGGGCCGAAAATCGGTATCAGTATATAAGGGATATCGCGTCCGCCGGTCAGCGCGATCTTGCCCCAGCCGGCGAAATAGGCAAACAGCTTCGGACCGGCATCACGCGCCGGGTTCATGGCAAATCCGGTCAACGGCCCCATGGAGGCGCCAATGACCGCGATCAAAATACCGATCAACAGCGGTGCCAGCGGCCCGCGCGGGATGCCGTTGCCGTCGTCGGTCAACGCCAGAATCAGGCACATCAGAATGGCGGTGATGACCGTTTCCACCAGAAACGCCTGCAGCACCGAAATGTGCGGGTTGGGGTAGGTGGAGAAGATGCCTGCCAGATCGAGGCTTTCCACACTGCCGCGCACCATGTTGTGCGTCTGCTCGATGTTGTCGAACAGGTTGTGGTAGAGGCCGTAGACCAGCGCGGCCGAGCAGAACGCGCCGGCCACCTGTGAGACGATGTAAGGTAGCACCTTGCGGCCATCGAAGCAGGCAAACAGCCACAGGGCAATGGTCACCGCCGGATTGAGGTGGGCGCCGGAAATCGCGGCGGTCAGGTAGATCGCCATCGCGACACCCAACCCCCAAATAATGCTGATTTCCCATAGCCCCAGACTGGCGCCTGCCAGTTTCAGAGCCGCGACACAGCCAACGCCAAAGAAAATCAACAGGCCAGTACCGAGAAACTCGGCAATGCACTGGCCTTTAAGGGTAGAAAGTTCAGATTGACTCATAATGCTTGTTCCTGCTTATAGGCTACAGCATGGATGGTTGACGCAGGTCGATGGAATAACCTGCGCGTTTTTGGTCTGTCTCGTCACTCCTGAGAAGATTCACGGCCAGACTCTTTTTTGTATTTCGGATGTGAATTTATCGTTAATGTTCGAAAACGAGAAATATCGAAATCAAAATGTGTGTGACACGTCAAGAAAATGCGCGCATTCGCGTAATTAGCGAAAAAATGCCCCTCTGCCCTTCCGGGCCGGTGTTAACAGGGGTGTTAAATGCATTAACATTAGTGCTGTTTAATAATGATCCGGGTGATTTTCAGTCTGTGCTGATAGCGCATGAGCGAAAAAGCAGGCAGAGTCGCTGTTTTACCGGCGGTGTGCTGGACACGCCTGATCCGGCTACATACAATTTGGCTGGCGTTTACGTCGGGCGCGCCAGCGCCGGGGTGTGAAGGGCCGCGAGACATCTGTTTGCGAGATGCCGTCCGTGACACGCCCGTTCGTGGTACATCTGCGTTAACCGGCTTATGCCGTGCGATCAAAAGGGGTTAGAAGTTATGTCATTTGAAGTGTTTGAGAAGCTGGAAGCGAAAGTTCAGCAGGCGATTGACACGATCACGCTGTTGCAGATGGAAATCGAAGAGCTGAAAGAGAAGAACAATACGTTGTCGCAGGAAGTGGAGAGTATGGCGGGCAACCGTGATGCGCTGATGCGCGAGAACGAGCAGCTAAAGCAGGAACAGCTGGTATGGCAAGAGCGCCTGCGTGCGCTGCTGGGTAAAATGGAAGACGTTCAGTAATCGCCGAAGTCAGACTGACGGGAGGCGCACAGGGCGTCCGTTGACGCCCTTGGGTATTTAGCCCGTTATTCCAGATCGAGCGGATCTTCGGACAGGATGATGCCGGTATTGTCGGCGTACAGATGGTCACCAGAGAAGAAGGTCACGCCGCCGAAATTCACCCGGATATCGGTTTCGCCGATGCCTTCACTGGCCGCCCCCGCTGGGGTCGCCGCCATCGCCTGAATGCCGATGTCCAGTTCCGACAGGTCGTCGACCTGACGCACCGCACCGTACACCACGATGCCTTCCCACTCGTTCTGCGTAGCCAGACGCGCCAGTTCAGCATTAACCAGCGCCCGGCGAACGGAGCCGCCGCCGTCGACCAGCAGCACGCGTCCGCTGCCGTTTTCTTCCAGCACGTCGAACAGCAGGCCATTATCCTCAAAGCATTTCACCGTGATGATTTTGCCGCCGAATGAACTACGCCCGCCAAAGTTGGAGAAAAGAGGCTCAACCACATTGACCTCTTCATGATAGATATCACACAGTTCGGAAGTATCGTATTTCATAGGAGTAATGTCTGTTGCCGCTGGAAGTGTGAGACTGAGTATATCCCTTTCTGTTTGTTGTTGGCAAAATCATCAACCGCGGCTTTGACCCGCATCAGTAATCGGTAGTGATTTTGCCAGCCCGGACAACCTGTTACTCAGCTCTGGCGGGCGATCGCCTAGCTCAGCAGCACGCCCACCGCGAACAGCAGATTGGTGAGCAACGCGCCCTTCACGGTTTTTTCCAGCATCGGACGCATACTGAACGCGGTGGTTTCCCGCATCACGTAGCGCCCTTGTTTCACCAATAGCGGCAGCGCCAGAATAAACAACCAGCCGGCCAGCGTATGCAGATAAAGCATGGCGAACAGCGCCAGACAGACCGGCGCCGTCATCAGCAACACCATGTGGTAGCGCCGGGCTTTGTGAGCGCCGAGCCGCACCGCCAGCGTGTTCTTGCCGTTTTCCCGGTCGCTGTCGATATCGCGCAGGTTGTTGATGTTGAGCACCGCGACGGCCAGCAGGCCGCAGGCGGTCGCGGGCAGAATCACGCTGCTGTCGAAGTGACCGGTTTGCAGGTAGTACGAGCCGGCCACGCTTAGCCAGCCGAAAAAGATCAGCACCGAGATGTCGCCAAGCCCGATATAGCCATACGGTTTATTGCCGACGGTATAGGTAATGGCGGCCAGAATCGCCAACAGGCCGAGCGCCAGAAACACCACGATATCCACCGGCTTTTCGCAGGCCAGCGCTACCAACGCGCTGCCGGAGATTGCCGTCAGCGTCACGGTAATGAGCAGCGCCTTACGCAGCTCCGGCAGGCTGATGGCACCGGTCTGGATGCCGCGTAGCGGGCCGATGCGGTCTTCCTTGTCGCTGCCTTTCACGGCATCGCCATAGTCATTAGCCAGATTGGAGAGGATTTGCAACAGGCCGGCGGTAATCAGCGTCAGCAGCGCCACGCCGGGCTTGAAGTTGCTGTGCCAGCAGGCGATGACGGTGCCGGTAACGATGGAGGCAAAAGCCAGCGGCAGCGTCTTGGGACGCAGGCTGTCCAGCCAGGCTTGGGTTTTGCTGCTATGTGTCAATTGGGTCATGGTGTCAATTGGGTCATGGTGTTAATGGGCCATGGTATCAGCCA
The DNA window shown above is from Dickeya dadantii NCPPB 898 and carries:
- a CDS encoding DUF805 domain-containing protein encodes the protein MTIQQWCFSFRGRVGRRDFWLGMAIVLALMVGLFMLAGTGWLETQNAAFVLVVLMWPLAAILVKRLHDRNKSGWWALLLVVAWMLGNGNWAMLPPLGQWGLGRFLPTLIAVMMLLDCGAFVGTSGANRFGPAAEPLRLRAS
- the fpr gene encoding ferredoxin--NADP(+) reductase, with translation MAEWVTGKVIQVEHWTENLFSLRLEAPVAPFTAGQFAKLALELGGERVQRAYSYVNAPSDTLLEFYLVNVPDGKLSPHLHRCQPGDEVLVTQEAAGFFVLDEIPDCDTLWMLATGTAIGPYLSILQEGRGLERFKHIVLVHAARFARDLSFLPLMQQLEQRYDGKLRIQTVVSREEQPGSLTGRVPALIESGALEAAVGLPMDAATSHVMLCGNPQMVRDTQQLLKDTRQMSKHLRRRPGHMTSEHYW
- a CDS encoding MIP/aquaporin family protein gives rise to the protein MSQSELSTLKGQCIAEFLGTGLLIFFGVGCVAALKLAGASLGLWEISIIWGLGVAMAIYLTAAISGAHLNPAVTIALWLFACFDGRKVLPYIVSQVAGAFCSAALVYGLYHNLFDNIEQTHNMVRGSVESLDLAGIFSTYPNPHISVLQAFLVETVITAILMCLILALTDDGNGIPRGPLAPLLIGILIAVIGASMGPLTGFAMNPARDAGPKLFAYFAGWGKIALTGGRDIPYILIPIFGPIVGACLGAFGYRSLIGRNLPCDVCATDTDTDTAASAQTRKV
- the rraA gene encoding ribonuclease E activity regulator RraA, with translation MKYDTSELCDIYHEEVNVVEPLFSNFGGRSSFGGKIITVKCFEDNGLLFDVLEENGSGRVLLVDGGGSVRRALVNAELARLATQNEWEGIVVYGAVRQVDDLSELDIGIQAMAATPAGAASEGIGETDIRVNFGGVTFFSGDHLYADNTGIILSEDPLDLE
- a CDS encoding 1,4-dihydroxy-2-naphthoate polyprenyltransferase encodes the protein MTQLTHSSKTQAWLDSLRPKTLPLAFASIVTGTVIACWHSNFKPGVALLTLITAGLLQILSNLANDYGDAVKGSDKEDRIGPLRGIQTGAISLPELRKALLITVTLTAISGSALVALACEKPVDIVVFLALGLLAILAAITYTVGNKPYGYIGLGDISVLIFFGWLSVAGSYYLQTGHFDSSVILPATACGLLAVAVLNINNLRDIDSDRENGKNTLAVRLGAHKARRYHMVLLMTAPVCLALFAMLYLHTLAGWLFILALPLLVKQGRYVMRETTAFSMRPMLEKTVKGALLTNLLFAVGVLLS
- the glpX gene encoding class II fructose-bisphosphatase, which translates into the protein MKRELAIEFSRVTEAAALAGYKWLGRGDKNAADNAAVQAMRIMLNQVDINGQIVIGEGEIDEAPMLYIGEQVGTGRGDAVDIAVDPIEGTRMTAMGQANALAVLAVGEQGTFLHAPDMYMEKLIVGPQAKGAIDLDRPLEDNLKRVAERLGKPLSELTVITLAKPRHDRVIADMQRLGVKVFAIPDGDVAASILTCMPESEVDVLYGIGGAPEGVISAAVIRALDGDMQGRLLARHQVKEDNAENRRLGEQELARCREMGIEAGKVLMLDDMARNDNVIFSATGITKGDLLNGISRRGNIATTETLLIRGKSRTIRRISSTHYLDRKDQALHAFLL
- the zapB gene encoding cell division protein ZapB gives rise to the protein MSFEVFEKLEAKVQQAIDTITLLQMEIEELKEKNNTLSQEVESMAGNRDALMRENEQLKQEQLVWQERLRALLGKMEDVQ
- the glpK gene encoding glycerol kinase GlpK; translated protein: MNQEKKYIVALDQGTTSSRAVVLDHDANIVSVSQREFTQIYPKAGWVEHDPMEIWASQSSTLVEALAKAGISSDEVAGIGITNQRETAVVWEKDTGKPIYNAIVWQCRRSADICEKLKKDGLEEYIRANTGLVVDPYFSGTKVKWILDHVEGSRERARRGELLFGTIDTWLIWKMTQGRVHVTDYTNASRTMLFNIHKLDWDERMLEVLDIPRAMLPQVRPSSEIYGQTNIGGKGGTRIPIAGIAGDQQAALYGQLCVHPGMAKNTYGTGCFLLMNTGTEAVRSRHGLLTTIACGPRGEVNYALEGAVFIGGASIQWLRDELKLIGDAMDSEYFATKVKDSNGVYVVPAFTGLGAPYWDPYARGAIFGLTRGVNANHIIRATLESIAYQTRDVLDAMQADADTRLQSLRVDGGAVANNFLMQFQSDILGTRVERPQVRESTALGAAFLAGLATGFWNDLDEVKSKTAIEREFRPSIETVERNFRYRGWQKAVERARAWEEHDE